The sequence ATGGGTACATGAGATAGGAACTCTTTGTCGCACAAGGAATAATTTGAGTCTTCGTGGCCCAGCGGAACTAGGCGTTCGTCGGCAAAGTAGACATACCTACACGATAATTAGCCACCAGCCAGATTAtcgatatatatatacataccaCTTATCCCACGGAACATCTCTGCGGCCAATAAGCCCTTTGAGCATTTTGGGCAAGGACCCACCCGACAGAGCAATAGTAAATTTGTTCCTTTTTTCTATTGCTTCAGTTTGAGCTTTGATGATGAATTCAGCCAATGAATCGATCAAGGCGCTGCTCGTACTGAACGAGTGCACAATAGGGGGTTGAGGTGCATGTGAGCTGACCATCGCAGATGTTTGAAAGACAATAAAGATGACAGGCGCGACGGCAGTAAGGGTGGCTAAGTGCCAATAGTAGCCAAGGGTTGGCGTGATGGTCAAACGGTGGTTATCCGTGAGAGATCACTATAAATCATTTTGCACAATTTATTTGTCATTGGTGTGACATCAGTGTTTATCCTCGTTATTATGCATCTCACGTCATTCGCCTTGTACGACCTCTACTTCCTTATCACCGGGCGCATTTGCACCAGACTGATTCGTTGGCGTCTTTCGTTTAAGGTCATCCGTCTCGAGTTCTTCGGGGCGCAGTGCTCGCTCTGCGTCTTGCTGACGCTCTCGCTGAACCCTTGACTCTCGTTCGCGATTGATTTCTTCAAGGATATCCTTCGCTCCATTCACAATCAGCGCTTTGGCGACACCTTTCCCCACGTCTTCTGCCTCTTCCGCCGATGACACTACGGTTGTGATAGTATGATGAACGTGCTTGGACCCGTCGAGAGATGTCACTGTTCCAGTCAAGGTGAGTTTGGATGCTCGAGGTGCCGACTTGGAGCTTTCTGCTTGGACTCCTTCGCTGTTGCTCCCGGCCTCTGCTCCTGACTGCCCAACAGCATCGTCTTCATGCTCCTCTAGTAAGCTATTGACCCCGACCGGTACACTGCAGCCGCCCTCCAACACTCGCAAGCATGCACGCTCTGCTCGACACGACCATGCCGTTCGCCAATCTTCCAATTGAGTCAGCAGCTCTTGGGTCTCCGGGTCATTCGACCTGGTTTCAACTGCGAGAGCGCCTTGGCCAACCGCGTAGAGGAGTGTAGGAGCCTCGATGTCGCATGTAATTCGGGACTCAAGTCCTAGTCGCACTAGCCCTGCACGTGCTAAGACGATGGCGGTAAAGGGTCCTTTAGGATCATCGAGTTTGCTGAGTCGAGTATTGCTAGATATGAAAGATCAGACCCTCTCAATTAGATACAGCTTTAAATTACCAACAGATTTCCTCTCTGTAAAACGTTAGAGACTTTCGGGGCTCATGCTTCCTGTACTTACCACATCGTTAAACACTAAGTTGGGAAAGCTCTTCTTCAATTGAGCTACTCGTCTCACGCTACTCGTTCCAATCACGCTGCCATCGGGTAATTCTTCAAGTGACTTGTAAGATAGGCCCTCTTTCACAACCAGAGAATCTCTAGGATCCTCGCGTTCCAAAATTGCACCGATCTCTCCACCTTCCGGTAGTAAAGTCGGGACGTCCTTTAGACAATGCACGATCATATCTACTTGTCGGTCAAATAGTGAAACTTCGAGCTCCTTCGTCCATAGCGCTTTCCCTCCAAGAAGATAAAGGGCCTGTGATTGATTTTTGTCGCCCTCAGTAGTCATATAGAGTATATCGAATGTTTTGTCGGGATGAAGTGCAGTCAGTGAGTCTCGGACGCTTTCGGCCTGGACCTGAGCGAGCTTTGAGGCCCGAGAGCCGATGGTAAATTTTTTTCGAGTCGAAGAGCTAGTTTCTGTAGACATTTTAAGAATGAATGCGTGTGGTAGGGAGGTATGTGTAGAGGATTTGTAGTGGTTCGGATGCAGAGTGCCGAGAGATCATGAAGTACGGCGCTTAGTGGTTCTTGGACTTCGAAGAATTCATTTGTATTTTTTATAACCAGGTTATAGCCTGAAACTTGAAAACGTAATCACTAGTATAATCATGTAGCAAGACCAAATAATGCATTTGCTTTATTGAGCACATCTTTCTCTCCGAACTTCAAGGAGGGAAGAGATGTGCTAAACGGCTTTAGGCCCATTGAACTCTGACCTTCGGCGCTCTGGATATGTTCGGGTAGTCCTTTGGAGACAAATTTGCTCTCTCCAGTGTCAGGATATTGGGGGAAATCTGGCGGCGGCATTCCAACGAGGAATGTGTCGCGTTGGCGGGCAACATATGCCGCGTTTGCGGTGGTCACACTGGACAAATGCATTAATAACGGTATCAGAGGACGTAACTAGAACACGTACGGGACTGCGGGGATGTACATAACAGATGAGTCTTGCGTGCCAGAGTGAGTACTTTCAACCGAATGGATCAAGTCACAGTGCCAAAATACCTGAGCGGAGGAACCTGTATGAGTAGTAAATGTGGCGCATATAATTTAAACCCACCATGTCTCCCGGATTCACCTTGGGAACACTAGTCATAGTGTGGTCCAAGGCCAGATGTGGGTGTGACTCATTGTTCAGTTGGATAGATCTGAAGGTCTCAGTTCCATCAGGATCTAGTTCTCGTTGTACGCCTTCAAAGTTTGGCGAACCACCAACATCAATCTTCCAATTGGAGGGGTTAATGCTACACATAGTTTAGTTTAATTTGGTGCTCGAACCTGTCTCACTTACTTGTTGACGTTCCCATCAAGAGGTTTAAAGAATGGCCGGAGCATGATATATGCGGTGGACAAAGTCAAGTCTGGGAAGAATCTGATAGTCCCTTCTCCTGGCCCCGTCGAACTAAACACATTTAGCCTATTTTAGTTGTAATAAAATTGAAGCACCTACGACATGGCTAGCCATCCTTGCCAAGTACGGAATACGGAGCACTGAAGGTTGTGGTGTCAAACAACGATCAGATGTGAATTCGACGTGCTTACTTGGTTAGGGCGATTGTACATATCGCTATTTCCATCGAGCCGATACGTCAGGTCATAAGGGTCATGTTTCTCCCAATCACCACCGAGGATGTTTTCAAAGCATTTCCTAAGTGCAGGATCCTCCCAACGCTCAATACTTCCGCCTAAGCGAGGGATTCAGCACGTATATGCGGTATATATGAGATAACTCATACCGTCCACATGGGGCGAATGGATGGTCCACTGAACACCCGGTTTCCGAATTCGGAATCGATCCGCATACATTAGCGGCGTCGATAAACTAACAGCTGAAGTCTCTT comes from Rhizoctonia solani chromosome 4, complete sequence and encodes:
- a CDS encoding hydroxymethylglutaryl-CoA synthase, with translation MRKLDRIAAPFTPRFADLKRSLVTPEDENKLTESWNKLLVALKDRTEEIKKTGSPIVPQVEFSELSSLEPSKLEEIKRTGCVVIHGVIDEATAAGYKGKLEEYIRSNPEARGFPPENKQFFELYWSESQLQARSHPNVLSAAGWLNSLFHTQETSAVSLSTPLMYADRFRIRKPGVQWTIHSPHVDGGSIERWEDPALRKCFENILGGDWEKHDPYDLTYRLDGNSDMYNRPNQCSVFRTWQGWLAMSSTGPGEGTIRFFPDLTLSTAYIMLRPFFKPLDGNVNNINPSNWKIDVGGSPNFEGVQRELDPDGTETFRSIQLNNESHPHLALDHTMTSVPKVNPGDMVFWHCDLIHSVESTHSGTQDSSVMYIPAVPVTTANAAYVARQRDTFLVGMPPPDFPQYPDTGESKFVSKGLPEHIQSAEETSSSTRKKFTIGSRASKLAQVQAESVRDSLTALHPDKTFDILYMTTEGDKNQSQALYLLGGKALWTKELEVSLFDRQVDMIVHCLKDVPTLLPEGGEIGAILEREDPRDSLVVKEGLSYKSLEELPDGSVIGTSSVRRVAQLKKSFPNLVFNDVRGNLNTRLSKLDDPKGPFTAIVLARAGLVRLGLESRITCDIEAPTLLYAVGQGALAVETRSNDPETQELLTQLEDWRTAWSCRAERACLRVLEGGCSVPVGVNSLLEEHEDDAVGQSGAEAGSNSEGVQAESSKSAPRASKLTLTGTVTSLDGSKHVHHTITTVVSSAEEAEDVGKGVAKALIVNGAKDILEEINRERESRVQRERQQDAERALRPEELETDDLKRKTPTNQSGANAPATLTAVAPVIFIVFQTSAMVSSHAPQPPIVHSFSTSSALIDSLAEFIIKAQTEAIEKRNKFTIALSGGSLPKMLKGLIGRRDVPWDKWYVYFADERLVPLGHEDSNYSLCDKEFLSHVPIPRTNIHTIDEKLLDDAEEAADAYEKILIREFAQKDSARFPVFDLILLGMGPDGHTCSLFPGHELLNETDRWIAPIEDSPKPPPRRVTFTFPVLNHAAKVSFVATGEGKQEMLQRILDHPEQGLPCSRVLPLAPGQVYWFVDDAASARVQYKKTQFKL